From the Sebastes fasciatus isolate fSebFas1 chromosome 3, fSebFas1.pri, whole genome shotgun sequence genome, one window contains:
- the akap8l gene encoding A-kinase anchor protein 8-like, whose protein sequence is MDGRSYGSGYSSWGGGGSGSRGSGGFDLYGGGYKDSMSGLGGYGGGGGGHMKRGLSPLSSTGADAVIAKINQRLDMLTQLEGGLKGTRGDRYDHYESFDSRASALTSSRDLYRSGGGSSYGYSDGREDNMLLSQRGGSGFGGGIGLGGGGGFESPSSSYGVAKMRQNMRESFNTGQGGGSGGGGWPGAGRRSPRRGGSAGGRGAGGGGGGGGGGGFGSRRSDPTPLGGGGRGSGSGGQSHRGRSPGGGRGKLPSLLSNRMYPESGGFHQGSTQGPHDFPGRHFGGGPRAGRQRGRKRPLNKQVKPQREVQKKRKQTLTAADEPESKMNKTESAGSEDTQEQAEKNGDDIEPKAEAVETQPDEDGDKASPKQEEKKSPQGKQTPTQGQDKHPKMRKRRGFLERVMFACSVCKFRSFYKEEMETHLDSRFHKDHFKFLSGQLSKPTTDFLQDYLQNKFKKTEQRVGQLENHSAAICQVYKEQDLTRDLGMEHFMRKVEAAHCAACDLFIPMQPHLIQKHIKSHDHNYNRKGMMEQSKRASLSVARSILNHKLIGKKLESYLKGENPFTGNQDDQDPEDSMVMDVSELELTSETADGQTEAVTVKDEPVDEGETSQEVVEGEEEEAAAAAAAAAAAEEVEEKMDEGEVEQGNQGEEEQGNQEEEEQGNQEEEEQGNQGEEEQGNQEEEEEEGFEVGEEEEGYVVHDEVGEEGLHAEEGEEEEGVEAAEVEEEDKNDE, encoded by the exons ATGGACGGCAGGAGCTACGGTTCCG GTTACTCCAGTTGGGGAGGTGGCGGGTCAGGCAGCAGAG GTTCTGGAGGCTTTGACCTGTATGGGGGAGGTTATAAAGACTCCATGTCTGGGCTCGGGGGTtatgggggaggaggaggaggccacaTGAAGAGAggactctctcctctctcatccacAGGCGCAGATGCAGTCATTGCCAAGATTAACCAGCGCCTGGACATGCTCACTCAGTTGGAGGGGGGGTTGAAAGGGACTCGGGGTGACAG GTATGACCACTACGAGTCATTCGACTCGCGCGCCTCCGCTCTCACCTCCTCCCGAGATCTCTACAGATCTGGCGGCGGTAGCAGCTATGGTTATAGCGATGGCCGTGAGGACAACATGCTGTTGAGTCAGCGAGGAGGCTCGGGCTTCGGAGGGGGAATTGGGCtagggggaggaggaggcttTGAAAGCCCCTCCTCTTCCTATGGAGTCGCTAAAATGCGACAGAATATGAGGGAGTCCTTCAACACTGGCCAGGGAGGAGGTTCTGGAGGTGGAGGATGGCCTGGAGCAGGCCGACGTTCCCCCAGAAGGGGTGGAAGTGCCGGGGGtcgaggagctggaggaggaggaggaggaggaggaggaggagggtttggAAGCCGCAGGTCTGACCCCACTCCATTAGGCGGAGGTGGGCGGGGAAGTGGCAGTGGTGGCCAGTCCCACCGCGGCCGCTCTCCAGGAGGTGGTAGAGGCAAGCTCCCATCCCTCCTGTCCAACCGTATGTACCCCGAGAGTGGGGGCTTCCATCAGGGTTCCACTCAAGGGCCTCACGACTTTCCAGGGAGGCATTTTGGAGGGGGCCCACGGGCTGGCCGCCAGCGAGGCCGCAAGAGACCCCTCAACAAA CAGGTGAAGCCACAGCGTGAGGTCCAAAAGAAGAGAAAGCAGACACTTACTGCTGCTGATGAGCCAGAGTCCAAGATGAACAAGACGGAGAGTGCAGGGTCAGAAGATACCCAAG AACAAGCAGAGAAAAATGGTGATGACATTGAACCAAAAGCTGAAGCTGTG GAGACACAACCTGATGAAGATGGAGATAAAG CGTCACCCaaacaggaggagaagaaaagtcCGCAGGGCAAACAGACTCCGACCCAAGGTCAGGACAAGCACCCaaagatgaggaagaggaggggctTCCTGGAAAG GGTGATGTTCGCCTGCTCTGTGTGCAAGTTCCGTTCGTTCTACAAGGAAGAAATGGAAACTCATCTTGACAGTCGCTTCCACAAGGACCATTTTAAGTTCCTCTCTGGCCAACTGTCCAAGCCCACCACAGACTTCCTCCAG GACTATTTGCAGAACAAGTTTAAGAAGACAGAGCAGAGGGTCGGCCAGTTGGAAAACCACAGTGCTGCTATCTGCCAGGTGTACAAAGAGCAGGACCTCACCAGgg ATCTCGGTATGGAGCACTTCATGAGGAAGGTGGAAGCTGCCCACTGCGCAGCATGTGACCTTTTCATTCCCATGCAGCCACACCTGATACAGAAACATATCAAGTCTCATGACCATAACTACAACCGGAAG GGTATGATGGAGCAGTCCAAGAGGGCCAGTCTGTCAGTTGCTCGCAGCATCCTCAACCACAAACTCATTGGCAAGAAGCTGGAGAGCTACCTCAAG GGTGAAAACCCGTTCACTGGCAACCAAGACGACCAGGATCCAGAGGACTCCATGGTGATGGACGTGTCTGAGTTGGAGTTAACAAGTGAGACAGCAGACGGCCAGACGGAGGCAGTGACAGTCAAGGATGAGCCGGTGGATGAGGGGGAGACCAGCCAAGAGGTTGTCgagggtgaagaagaagaagcagcagcagcagcagcagcagcagcagcagcagaggaggtggaggaaaagATGGATGAGGGAGAGGTGGAgcaagggaaccagggagaggaggagcagggaaaccaggaagaggaggagcaggggaaccaggaagaggaggagcaggggaaccagggagaggaggagcaggggaaccaggaggaggaggaggaggaaggtttTGAagttggagaggaggaggagggatatgTGGTGCACGATGAGGTTGGCGAAGAGGGATTACATGctgaggagggggaggaggaggaaggagtcgAGGCAGCagaggtagaggaggaagaCAAGAATGATGAATGA
- the LOC141764982 gene encoding uncharacterized protein LOC141764982 produces MSAESNFTLTIKDLTESDENNYCCGSITENPGSCCDNRTELHVADLQVKVIPTTEGQTATLICSTSCPLTENPAVYIWYKNREFLYQDWSPWYQQLVSSEEAVTYSCAIKGYEDLRAPQVSVDSVSPTFFNVTYAKGRMCSSQHTSEDEPCSITYPTEVHVQLTPENNAVTLTCNTSYPMTDPHTAYRWYWNRELYSDCESQHMTVLNPCSTTLSCAVKGHEDLRSDEVCLDKSTCWRVNYVSRRICALEGSSVNISSEYSHPHNHKPKLWYKIKRSGEEEAAEALIKNASRRVEYDDNMTDCHILRIHNLTKNDSAEYTFTLQERDDEGWKQSDIPGVTLAVTGLEVQFSPSAVVKEYQRVTLTCSTSCPLTDNTTFIWFFNSRPLTLTENQNKHLVLYPVTSQNAGNYSCAVKSHNNSSSDEETLTVQGLTSIAILNAMKLTLLFLILLALLLLYLKKRKKRPLTSAAELSDKVQTGQMDQLYESFPLTTTNPAAKREAAEQQEDIM; encoded by the exons ATGTCTGCAGAGAGTAACTTCACTCTGACAATCAAAGATCTGACAGAAAGCGATGAAAATAATTACTGCTGCGGAAGTATAACTGAAAACCCGGGAAGCTGCTGTGACAACAGAACTGAGCTCCATGTTGCAG ACCTGCAGGTGAAGGTGATTCCCaccacagagggacagacagcaACACTGATATGTAGCACCAGCTGTCCTCTGACTGAAAACCCTGCAGTCTACATCTGGTACAAGAACAGAGAGTTCCTCTATCAGGACTGGTCTCCCTGGTACCAACAGCTGGTCAGCAGTGAGGAAGCAGTCACATACTCCTGTGCTATCAAAGGCTACGAGGACCTCAGAGCCCCTCAAGTCTCAGTGG ATTCTGTCTCACCGACCTTCTTTAATGTGACCTATGCTAAAGGGAGAATGTGTTCTTCTCAGCACACATCAGAGGATGAGCCCTGCTCCATCACATATCCAACAG AAGTACATGTTCAATTGACTCCTGAGAACAACGCTGTCACACTGACCTGTAACACCAGCTACCCGATGACTGACCCTCACACTGCCTACAGGTGGTACTGGAACAGAGAGTTATACAGTGACTGTGAGAGTCAACACATGACAGTCCTCAATCCGTGTTCTACAACCCTCTCCTGTGCTGTAAAAGGCCATGAAGATCTACGCTCTGATGAAGTCT GTCTTGATAAAAGCACCTGCTGGAGAGTGAATTATGTCAGCAGGAGAATCTGTGCTCTGGAAGGTTCTTCAGTGAACATTTCTAGTGAATACTCTCACCCCCACAACCACAAGCCAAAATTATGGTATAAAATAAAGAGAAGTGGTGAGGAGGAGGCAGCTGAAGCGCTGATCAAGAATGCAAGTCGTCGTGTGGAGTATGATGACAACATGACGGATTGCCACATCCTGAGAATCCATAACCTGACAAAGAATGACTCAGCagaatacacattcacactccaGGAACGAGATGATGAAGGATGGAAACAGTCTGATATACCTGGAGTCACTTTAGCTGTCACAG GTCTGGAAGTTCAGTTTAGTCCTTCTGCAGTGGTGAAAGAGTACCAGAGAGTCACACTGACCTGCAGTACCAGCTGTCCTCTGACTGACAACACAACCTTCATCTGGTTCTTCAACAGTCGACCTCTGACCCTGACAGAGAACCAAAACAAACACCTGGTTCTATATCCAGTCACCAGtcagaatgcaggaaactaCTCCTGTGCTGTCAAATcccacaacaacagcagctctgATGAAGAGACTCTCACTGTTCAAG GTCTGACATCAATAGCAATACTGAACGCAATGAAACTGACTCTTTTATTCCTGATCCTGTTGGCTCTACTCCTCCTCTACCTGAAGAAGAG GAAGAAGAGACCTCTGACCTCCGCCGCTGAGCTCAGTGACAAAGTACAAACTGGACAG ATGGACCAGCTTTATGAGAGCTTCCCACTCACGACCACGAATCCTGCAGCAAAGAGagaagcagcagagcagcaggaagacatcatgtaa